The sequence GATCAAAATAATCTACAGGAAACTGATCAGTATCCCACCCGTTTTGATTATCGCCTCTGTTTGCATCGATGCTTCCAAGCATTCCAGCATCAACCGCTACCTGTAATTCGTGTTCAAAAGTGTGACCCGCAAGTGTAGCATGATTTACTTCAAGATTCAATTTAAAATCTTTTTCTAATCCGTAATTCTTAAGAAAACCTATCACAGTTTCGGCATCATAATCATATTGATGCTTTGTTGGCTCCATCGGTTTTGGTTCTATTAAGAAAGTACCATTGAAACCTTGTTGTCTTGCATAATCACGAGACATTGTAAGGAAACGGGCAAGATGCTCCTTCTCTCGTTTCATATCCGTGTTCAGCAAGCTCATGTATCCTTCTCTTCCTCCCCAAAAAACATAATTTTCTCCTCCTAAGGCGATAGTAGCATCAATTGAATTCTTCACCTGAGTTCCTGCACATGCTACTACATCAAAATTCGGGTTTGTAGAAGCTCCATTCATATATCGCTCATGGGTAAATACATTTGCCGTTCCCCACAAAAGCTTAATACCAGTTTCATTCTGCTTTTCTTTAGCATAGTCTACCACGGCCTGTAAATTCTTTTCGTAATCTCTCCAATTATCTGCAGGATCTACCAAGTCTATATCATGAAAACAATAGTAACCAAAGCCCATTTTGTTCATAAATTCGAATCCTGCATCCATTTTATATTTTGCTCTAGAAATAGCATCTGTACCTGTTGACCATGGATGATGGATGGTAGGACCTCCAAATGGATCGCTGCCGTCTGCGCATAGAGTATGCCACCATGCCATTGCAAATCTCATCCATTCCTTCATCGGCTTACCCATAATCATCTTCTCAGCATCATAGTGACGAAACGCCATAGGATTCCTACTTTCCTTACCTTCAAATTTGATTTGATCTATTCCTGAAAAAAATTCTTTTGTTGACTTTAAAACGTTCATATATGTTTGATTTTATTAATTGAAAATTTCGTTTAAGATGTGGGAATTCCCTGCTCACTGATAATTTCTATGCAGCAAGTATGTGTATTTTTATATATTTTTTTGATTAGATAATCGCCTGAAGATGGTCTTGCCATCCGGAGTAAGCCTCTAAATACTGATCTCTTTTTTCATGTTCAGGTTCTATGATTGCTATTTTTTCAAGTGATGCAAACGCTTCTGACGAATCTGCATAAAAACCTATTCCCATCCCGGCAGCTCTGGCAGCACCTACAGCACCATCGGTATCATAAAGCTCGATTACAGCATTACTCACACTGGCAAGCGACTGCCTGAAAATTGAGCTTAAAAACATATTAGCGTTACCTGCTCGAATTACGTTGATGTTCATCCCAATCCCTCTCATAATATTCATCCCATATTCATAAGAAAAAACGATAGCTTCCTGTGCTGCTCTCAGAACATCCCCTTTGGAATGTATATTGAAATTGATACCATGAATTGAACATCTTGTATCTTTATTTTCCAAAACTCTTTCTGCACCGTTACCGAACGGGATAATACTTAACCCTTTTGATCCAATCGGTGAAAGCGAGGCCAGTTCATTCATATCTCCATAAGATGAAAGTGAAGTGGCAAAATTATGTTTCAGCCAGGAGTTTAAAATTCCTGTTCCATTAATACATAACAACACTCCTAATCTCATTTGCTCCTCCGAATGATTAACGTGTGCAAATGTATTTACCCTTGAAAGCTTATCGTAATCTAAGTGATCTAAAACTCCATAAACAACCCCTGAAGTTCCTGCTGTAGAAGCAATTTCTCCAGGATTAAAAACATTTAAAGACAAAGCATTATTAGGCTGATCTCCCGCTCTGTAAGATATCGGAGTTCCTTTTTTTAATCCCAATTCAGCGGCAGCGATAGCTGAGACGGTTGACTGAATACCGAAAGTTGGGACAATTTCAGGGAAAAAACTTTCAGGAATACCAAAATGCTCAATAACATCCTTAGAAATGCAGTTATTTTTAAAATCCCAAAATATACCTTCAGAAAGCCCTTCAATTGTTATCCCGATCTCACCCGACAGTTTCATCGCAATGTAGTCTCCCGGCAGCATTATTTTATCGATTTTATCAAATATCTCAGGCTCGTTTTCCTTTACCCACGCAAGCTTAGATGCAGTAAAATTCCCTGGGGAGTTTAGTAGATGTGACAAGCATTTTTCAGCTCCAATTTGTGTGAATGCTTTTTCACCATACTCAACTGCACGACTATCACACCAGATAATTGATGGTCTCAAAAGATTTTGATCTTTATCAACCAATATCAAACCATGCATCTGCCATGTAATCCCAATGCCTTTGATATCTTCAGCATTTATTCCTGCCTGATGCATAACAGACTCATGCGCAAGCTTCAAATTGGTCCACCAATCAGCAGGGTTTTGTTCAGCCCATCCGGGTTGCAGAGCGATGATCTTCATTTCTTTTTTAGGTGAAAAATCAGAAGCTACTACTTTACCACTGGATGCCTCTACAAGACAAACTTTCACAGAAGAACTACCTATATCGTATCCTAATAAATACATCGTATTAAAATTGATTTATTTAATTAATTTTGAATTATTTTTCTTGTAAGCTTTCCCATCAAACTTGTAAAATCTCGCTGCACGGTGCGAAACATTCTCTTCAATTTCATCTAATGGTATAATAAAGCTAAACGAAGAAACTTTTTTGTGGAAATTTTTGATATCAATTTTCTTTTCGCTTAATGCGCAGTAGAGCTGATATAACTGCCTGATTGTGAATTTTTTTGGAAGAAGCTCGAAAATAATTGTAAAATCAATATCGATCCATCTTCTGATCTCTCCGAGCGATTCTTGTATAATAACATTGTGATCGAAAGGTAAAGCCGGTATTTTATCAATAGGATGCCAATCAACATTGCTATACTTTGAACTGTTTATTTTATGATCGATCTTGCAAAGAGACAGATAGGCAACAGTAATAATTCTGTCTATATTATGCTGGTACTCTTTATCCATCCATTTGATATCATTCTGACTGCTCGCACGCATAGGGTCTGCATAACATTTAAATTGTTTCAAAATCATTTTTTTAATACCAGTCAGCTCATGAAGTACCCGACTTGCCGCATCATCAACATCCTCATTACTGAATATCAAACTACCGGGTAGTTTTTTGTGCATTTCGGCAGGTGAGTCATCAGATCGACGCTGAACCAATAATATATTCAATTTGTTATCGGAGTCAAACCCGAAAACAACACAGTCAACTGAAACATATGTATGTATAAATTCTGGAGCCATAGCTAATGTTAACATTTACGTAACATGACAAATATAAAAATTCAATCGATAAAAAAAAATAAAATTACATTATATATTAAATATCAAACGGTTACATAGCTACTTTTGATGATAAGAATTGTATTAATTTGATGATAAGCTTATCATTATATACATGATAACAAATACTCAATTATCTAATACCAAAGGTATTAAATGTTAATTACACACTTATTAAGTTAATTTTCGTTAATTTCAGGAATATGATAACATTAGCAATAAAACTAAGTAAGATTTATTGTCAAAAAGTTAATAAATTGAAAATTTCCGTGGATAAAACCTAAAATATGGCAGTCAACTTTAACCAAAACATGTCATTAATCATGAAATTTTGACTCATTTTACAATTTTTGACAAAATCACGGATCAAATATAATAACGTTGAATATGTTCTTAATTCATTGTAAAATCACTTATAAATCATGTAATATAGAAGGAAAGCTCTTCCCTCTATTCTCACGAAATGACTGGATACTGAACCCAGCTAAATGAAAAATACAGATTGTAATCTCTATTGAATTTTGGAAGTTTTTTGAGATCAATTTTAAATTGCCCCTAAAAAAGAAAGACCTACTTTTACTCATTTTCAACCTTTTTGAAGTTTCGGCATCATTAAGTTTACCATCTTTTCTATTGGATAGGCATAATTTTTCAACTATCATGTAATGGAATAAGACCGGTTATTTAAATAAAAAAGACAGCACAATAATTATTTGTACTGTCTTTTTAACGAATATAATGATCAGATTAATAAGCATTCCGCTTCAAAAACGTCTCAATCTCTGAACTTTCTATTTTAGGATTTGCACCAGAGTAACTCGCTACCAAAGCACCGACGGCACTTGCAAAGTTTAAGGCATCATCCGGATTTTGATCTGAAAGCAATTTTGCAATCAGGCTGGCCAAGAAAGAATCTCCTGCCCCTACTGTATCTGCCACTTTCACGGGATAGCCTTCGTGTCTATACAATTGATCATTCCATAGCAGGATAGAACCGTGTTTTCCTAAAGTTACACAGATTGCCTTAGTGTTTGTTTTTTCTGATATAAACTTGATATTTGATTCCAGATTATCGGACTCAAATCCCATTCCGGCAGAAATTTCCAATATTTCCTCATCATTAAATTTGATAAAGTCTGCCCTGTTCATAAGCTTTTCCAGAATCTGAATATTGTAAAATGGCTTTCTTAGATTCACATCAAAAACTTTAAACATTGTATCATTGGAATCTAATAAGGAGAAAAGTGTCTTTTGGGAAACCTCATTTCTGCAAGCGAGACTTCCATAAAAAAACACATCGGCCTCTTTTACGGTATCCTTTATTTTTTCATCAACACTGATAAAATCCCACGCAGAAGGAAATTTGATCTCGTACGTTGCAGAACCACGTTCATTTAAAGAAACCTGAACAATTCCTGTCTCATATTCCGGAGAAACAATGATTCCAGCGGTTTCAAGAGCATTTTCTTTGGTGTAATCCAGAATTACCTTTCCATCTTCATCATTTCCTACGGCACTAATCATTGCCACGGGAAAGCCGTACGAAGCTGTTCTGAGAGCCAGATTGAGAGG comes from Chryseobacterium sp. 3008163 and encodes:
- the xylA gene encoding xylose isomerase, producing MNVLKSTKEFFSGIDQIKFEGKESRNPMAFRHYDAEKMIMGKPMKEWMRFAMAWWHTLCADGSDPFGGPTIHHPWSTGTDAISRAKYKMDAGFEFMNKMGFGYYCFHDIDLVDPADNWRDYEKNLQAVVDYAKEKQNETGIKLLWGTANVFTHERYMNGASTNPNFDVVACAGTQVKNSIDATIALGGENYVFWGGREGYMSLLNTDMKREKEHLARFLTMSRDYARQQGFNGTFLIEPKPMEPTKHQYDYDAETVIGFLKNYGLEKDFKLNLEVNHATLAGHTFEHELQVAVDAGMLGSIDANRGDNQNGWDTDQFPVDYFDLAQAWLVILEGGGLGSGGVNFDAKIRRNSIDADDLFIAHVSGMDAFAKGLSVAADILENSDYKKLRTERYSSFDNGNGKSFENGQLTLEDLRKIAHETGEPQPKSGKQELFEALVNMYI
- a CDS encoding xylulokinase is translated as MYLLGYDIGSSSVKVCLVEASSGKVVASDFSPKKEMKIIALQPGWAEQNPADWWTNLKLAHESVMHQAGINAEDIKGIGITWQMHGLILVDKDQNLLRPSIIWCDSRAVEYGEKAFTQIGAEKCLSHLLNSPGNFTASKLAWVKENEPEIFDKIDKIMLPGDYIAMKLSGEIGITIEGLSEGIFWDFKNNCISKDVIEHFGIPESFFPEIVPTFGIQSTVSAIAAAELGLKKGTPISYRAGDQPNNALSLNVFNPGEIASTAGTSGVVYGVLDHLDYDKLSRVNTFAHVNHSEEQMRLGVLLCINGTGILNSWLKHNFATSLSSYGDMNELASLSPIGSKGLSIIPFGNGAERVLENKDTRCSIHGINFNIHSKGDVLRAAQEAIVFSYEYGMNIMRGIGMNINVIRAGNANMFLSSIFRQSLASVSNAVIELYDTDGAVGAARAAGMGIGFYADSSEAFASLEKIAIIEPEHEKRDQYLEAYSGWQDHLQAII
- a CDS encoding NUDIX hydrolase gives rise to the protein MAPEFIHTYVSVDCVVFGFDSDNKLNILLVQRRSDDSPAEMHKKLPGSLIFSNEDVDDAASRVLHELTGIKKMILKQFKCYADPMRASSQNDIKWMDKEYQHNIDRIITVAYLSLCKIDHKINSSKYSNVDWHPIDKIPALPFDHNVIIQESLGEIRRWIDIDFTIIFELLPKKFTIRQLYQLYCALSEKKIDIKNFHKKVSSFSFIIPLDEIEENVSHRAARFYKFDGKAYKKNNSKLIK
- a CDS encoding carbohydrate kinase family protein produces the protein MFINKKINVISFGEVLFDVFGEEKKIGGAPLNLALRTASYGFPVAMISAVGNDEDGKVILDYTKENALETAGIIVSPEYETGIVQVSLNERGSATYEIKFPSAWDFISVDEKIKDTVKEADVFFYGSLACRNEVSQKTLFSLLDSNDTMFKVFDVNLRKPFYNIQILEKLMNRADFIKFNDEEILEISAGMGFESDNLESNIKFISEKTNTKAICVTLGKHGSILLWNDQLYRHEGYPVKVADTVGAGDSFLASLIAKLLSDQNPDDALNFASAVGALVASYSGANPKIESSEIETFLKRNAY